A genomic segment from Clostridium pasteurianum BC1 encodes:
- a CDS encoding ECF transporter S component, with the protein MKQNIGTNKKFGVRQLTVVGMLSGISIMLGITGWGYIKLPILQATIMHVPVIIGAIIEGPMVGMCIGLIFGISSIIQNIMTPSLLSFALINPLVSVLPRILIALTSYYAYKFTIGNNKALKIGIGAAIGSVTNTVGVLGMIYLLYIKEYAIHMKISAAAANKVILGIAIANGIPEMIAAICITVPIVLAVTRIRKR; encoded by the coding sequence TTGAAACAAAATATTGGAACAAATAAAAAATTTGGAGTTAGGCAGCTGACAGTAGTAGGTATGCTGTCAGGTATATCAATCATGTTAGGAATAACAGGGTGGGGATATATAAAATTACCTATACTTCAGGCAACCATAATGCATGTACCAGTAATCATTGGAGCAATTATAGAAGGACCAATGGTAGGCATGTGTATAGGACTTATATTTGGAATATCAAGTATCATTCAAAATATTATGACACCAAGTTTACTATCCTTTGCATTAATTAATCCATTAGTTTCAGTATTGCCAAGAATTTTAATTGCATTAACCTCTTACTATGCTTACAAATTTACGATTGGCAATAATAAGGCTTTGAAAATTGGTATAGGCGCTGCCATAGGGTCTGTAACAAACACTGTAGGAGTACTTGGAATGATATATTTATTATATATAAAGGAGTACGCAATACATATGAAGATAAGTGCAGCAGCTGCTAATAAAGTTATACTTGGTATTGCTATTGCTAACGGAATACCTGAAATGATAGCGGCAATTTGCATAACTGTACCAATAGTACTTGCAGTAACTAGAATTAGGAAAAGATAA
- a CDS encoding ATP-dependent DNA helicase has translation MDNITKIRISVRDLIEFILRSGDLVSTFAGNNRNIEAIKVHQKIQKNSGDNYNREVAISHTIIKDDISLEINGRIDGIITKDKVTIIDEIKTTTNDLNNITEDYNRLHWAQVKCYAYFYCVQNDIKIIDTRLTYYQMNSREIKYLIKSYTLVQLEQFFNEIIDKYIYWAKLQKNWREKRDLSIKKLIFPYREYRLGQRKLAVAIYTSIKENKNIFVKAPTGIGKTISTIFPGIKALGEGIISKIFYVTAKNTTGEEVKKAFLLLAENDLDFKTVWITAKDKICFKEETNCDPELCKYAKGHFDRINEAITDALNRNIITREVIEKYAEKHSVCPFEFSLDLTNWCDCVVCDYNYVFDPKVYLRRFFLEKGGDYCLLVDEAHNLVDRARNMYSGELYKKDILDLKNKCKNISSILYKSLNKINTFLVKERKKCEENNIGVNVQKDPPKDIIKLLNNFIYEAERFLIVNDKCEFKAEILDIYFKLNSFVRIYEDYSEEYITYSQKIKDDLLLKMFCVDTSEVMKKCLEKVKSTVFFSATLTPMNYFIKLLGGDNDSYKIRLPSPFKRENLCLLLNDGVSTKYNNRQFTYKEIVSIITNCVSQKAGNYFVFFPSYNYMKSVLDIFHEENKNINVVCQKNNMTEEERNNFIALFSENNRETLLGFVVMGGVFSEGIDLIGEKLSGAIIIGVGLPKISLERNLIKEYFIKNNENGFLYSYVYPGINKVLQSAGRVVRTDKDRGIVVLIDERYSESIYKGLLPEEWSHMKKINTFLNKNNNVILEFWSKK, from the coding sequence ATGGATAATATAACTAAGATAAGGATATCTGTAAGGGATTTAATTGAATTTATTTTGAGAAGTGGGGATTTAGTATCCACATTTGCTGGAAATAATAGAAATATAGAGGCAATTAAAGTACATCAAAAAATACAAAAAAATTCTGGCGACAATTATAATAGAGAAGTAGCTATTTCTCACACAATAATAAAGGATGATATTTCCTTGGAAATAAACGGAAGAATAGATGGAATAATTACAAAAGATAAAGTTACTATAATTGATGAAATCAAAACTACTACTAATGATCTAAATAATATTACTGAAGATTATAATAGGTTACATTGGGCACAGGTTAAATGTTATGCTTACTTTTATTGTGTACAGAATGATATTAAAATTATTGATACAAGGCTAACCTATTATCAAATGAATAGCAGGGAAATAAAATACTTAATTAAGTCTTATACTCTAGTTCAATTGGAACAATTTTTTAATGAGATAATTGATAAATATATATACTGGGCAAAACTTCAAAAAAATTGGAGGGAAAAGAGAGACCTATCTATAAAAAAACTTATATTTCCATATAGAGAATACAGATTAGGACAAAGAAAACTAGCGGTAGCTATTTATACTTCTATTAAAGAAAATAAAAATATTTTTGTAAAGGCACCTACAGGAATTGGTAAGACAATATCAACTATTTTTCCTGGGATTAAGGCACTAGGGGAAGGTATTATATCAAAAATTTTTTATGTTACAGCAAAGAATACCACAGGAGAAGAGGTAAAAAAGGCTTTTCTTCTTCTAGCAGAAAATGACCTGGATTTTAAAACGGTATGGATTACTGCAAAGGATAAGATATGCTTTAAAGAAGAAACTAATTGTGATCCAGAGTTATGTAAGTATGCTAAAGGTCATTTTGACAGAATAAATGAAGCTATAACTGATGCATTGAATAGAAATATAATTACTAGAGAAGTAATTGAAAAATATGCAGAGAAACACAGCGTTTGTCCTTTTGAATTTTCTTTGGATTTAACAAACTGGTGTGATTGTGTAGTGTGTGACTATAATTATGTTTTTGATCCAAAAGTATACTTAAGAAGATTTTTTTTAGAAAAGGGTGGAGACTATTGTCTTCTTGTAGATGAGGCTCATAATTTAGTGGACAGGGCAAGAAATATGTATTCAGGAGAATTATACAAGAAAGATATTTTAGATTTAAAAAATAAATGTAAAAATATATCTTCTATTTTATATAAAAGTCTAAATAAGATAAATACATTTTTGGTAAAGGAAAGAAAAAAATGTGAGGAAAATAATATTGGAGTAAATGTACAAAAAGATCCACCTAAGGATATAATAAAGCTTCTGAATAATTTTATATATGAAGCAGAAAGATTTTTAATAGTAAATGATAAGTGTGAGTTTAAAGCAGAAATTTTAGATATTTATTTTAAATTAAATTCATTTGTTAGGATTTATGAAGATTATAGTGAAGAATATATTACCTATAGCCAAAAAATTAAAGATGATCTATTATTAAAGATGTTTTGTGTTGACACATCAGAAGTTATGAAAAAATGTTTAGAAAAAGTAAAGTCTACAGTATTCTTTTCAGCTACACTAACACCTATGAATTATTTTATAAAGTTATTAGGTGGAGATAATGATTCCTATAAAATCAGATTGCCTTCACCTTTTAAAAGAGAAAATTTATGTTTGCTGCTAAACGATGGTGTATCTACAAAATATAATAACAGACAGTTTACTTATAAAGAGATAGTTTCCATTATAACAAATTGTGTATCTCAAAAGGCAGGAAATTATTTTGTGTTTTTTCCATCCTATAATTATATGAAAAGTGTTTTGGATATATTTCATGAGGAAAATAAAAATATCAATGTAGTATGCCAGAAAAACAATATGACTGAAGAGGAAAGAAATAATTTTATTGCACTTTTTTCTGAGAATAACAGAGAAACACTACTTGGATTTGTAGTTATGGGCGGGGTGTTTAGTGAAGGTATTGATTTAATAGGAGAAAAACTAAGTGGTGCTATTATTATTGGAGTTGGTCTTCCTAAAATATCTTTAGAAAGAAATTTAATTAAAGAATATTTTATAAAAAATAATGAAAATGGTTTTTTATATTCCTATGTCTATCCGGGCATAAATAAAGTCCTTCAGTCTGCAGGAAGAGTTGTGAGAACCGATAAAGATAGAGGGATTGTAGTATTAATAGATGAAAGATATTCTGAAAGTATTTATAAAGGATTATTACCTGAAGAATGGTCACATATGAAAAAAATAAATACTTTTCTAAATAAGAACAATAATGTTATTTTAGAATTTTGGAGTAAAAAATAG
- the gltB gene encoding glutamate synthase large subunit: MNVKTGYPKNQGLYDSQFEKDNCGIGFVANIKGEKTHDIIKKGIEILVNLTHRGGVGSDVKTGDGAGIMFQIPHEFFKIACENSGIVLPEEGQYGVGMMFLPKEITLCHQCEGIVERVIEEEGQDFLGWRHVPTDSRIIGRTAKGSEPIIKQIFIENKCATQDEFEKKLYIIRKRAESEVKRLLDNGSNYFYVCSLSSKKIIYKGLLLPDQITSYYMDLNDINFKSAIALVHQRFSTNTFPTWDLAQPFRYLAHNGEINTIRGNRNWMHAREGVLESKIFGKNISKLFPIINPDGSDSASLDNVFELLVMDGRSPAHAMMMLIPEAWEANEEMDEDKKAFYEYHGSLIEPWDGPAAVTFTDGTQVGAVLDRNGLRPARYVITKSGTVVLSSEAGVLDFPTEDIIQNGKLEPGKIFLLDTSKGKIISDEEVKKSICSDKPYKEAIAKYKFVLDDLNGFEDDTQIIPEALKERQQAFGYTLEDLKIILKGMASTAKEPLGSMGNDTPLAVLSNRPQVLFAYFKQLFAQVTNPPIDPIREELVTSLTNYIGSQGNILNKELYNNPFIEIHSPILTDLETSKIKVLSNNDFKTITIPITFKYDTGVAGFKEALEKICERASNAVIKGYNILVLSDKSSNSFEAAVPSLLAVSAVHHHLIREKTRTKVSIIAETGEARETMHAALLLGYGATAVNPYIAYESIKQMVNNGEIKDISYKEAVDNYIYAVNHGLLKILSKMGISTLRSYHGAQIFEAIGLKSDFVDKYFEGTPSRIEGIDIETAAEEVLIRHKNAFNNIRKPVSELDVGGSYAWRSNGEFHLFNPETIYKLQVSTRSNDYSLYKNYAGLINNQDKNLCTIRSMFKFKIDREIPIEEVEPVSEILKRFCAGAMSFGSISKEAHEAIAIAMNRIGGKSNSGEGGEDPIRYKKSANGDWKRSAIKQIASARFGVNAEYLVNADELQIKMAQGAKPGEGGQLPGRKVDEAIAKVRHSTPGIDLISPPPHHDIYSIEDLAQLIYDLKSTNPEARINVKLVSEVGVGTVAAGVSKAHADAILISGHDGGTGASPVSSIKHAGIPWELGLSEAQQVLLLNDLRSRVVLQTDGQLKTGRDIVIATLLGAEEFVFASTLLVVLGCTMLRNCHLNTCDMGIATQDPELRKNFKGKPEHIVNFLTFIAMEVREYMAKLGFRTMNEMVGRVDKIAVKDESNHWKAKGIDLSKILYKPDMPSRIKPYCVKKQEHGIENSMDRKLIKIAQDALNNQNKVVANFEIKNTDRAVGAMISGKVAKLYGNKGLLEDTIQFNFKGAAGQSFGAFGAHGLTLNLEGEANDYVGKGLSGAKIIIKTPANANYKQDENVIAGNTILYGATEGQLYINGLVGERFAVRNSGAIAVVEGVGDHCCEYMTGGTVLVLGNFGRNFAAGMSGGIAYVFDEDNSLRNKIKNNTVDIDELDEDDIEEVYSLIAAHENYTGSLKAASLIKGWDKAQKKFKKIIPTAYKKILLEKNKEISALRA, encoded by the coding sequence ATGAACGTAAAAACTGGTTATCCAAAAAACCAAGGCCTGTATGATTCACAATTTGAAAAAGATAATTGTGGTATAGGGTTTGTGGCAAATATAAAGGGTGAAAAAACCCATGATATTATAAAAAAGGGTATAGAAATACTAGTAAATTTAACTCACAGAGGTGGAGTTGGGTCTGATGTTAAAACTGGTGATGGTGCTGGAATTATGTTTCAGATACCACATGAGTTTTTTAAAATAGCATGTGAAAATTCAGGAATAGTTTTACCAGAAGAAGGTCAGTATGGGGTAGGTATGATGTTCTTACCTAAAGAAATTACTCTTTGCCATCAATGTGAAGGCATAGTAGAAAGAGTAATAGAAGAAGAAGGTCAGGATTTTCTTGGATGGAGACATGTACCAACTGATAGTAGAATAATAGGAAGAACTGCAAAGGGTTCAGAACCTATAATAAAACAAATCTTTATAGAAAATAAATGTGCAACTCAAGATGAGTTTGAAAAAAAATTATATATAATTCGTAAGAGAGCTGAAAGTGAAGTAAAAAGACTGCTGGATAATGGGTCAAATTATTTTTATGTTTGTAGTTTATCCAGTAAAAAGATCATATATAAAGGACTACTTCTTCCAGATCAAATTACAAGTTATTATATGGATTTAAATGATATAAATTTTAAAAGTGCTATTGCTTTAGTTCATCAAAGATTTAGTACAAATACTTTCCCAACTTGGGACTTGGCTCAGCCTTTTAGATATTTAGCTCATAATGGAGAAATAAATACCATAAGAGGTAATAGAAATTGGATGCATGCAAGAGAAGGAGTTTTAGAGTCAAAGATTTTTGGGAAAAACATAAGCAAATTATTTCCAATTATAAATCCTGATGGAAGTGACTCTGCTTCATTAGATAATGTATTTGAACTTTTAGTTATGGATGGAAGAAGTCCTGCTCATGCAATGATGATGCTTATACCAGAGGCTTGGGAAGCAAATGAAGAAATGGATGAGGATAAGAAAGCTTTCTATGAATATCATGGTTCATTAATAGAACCTTGGGATGGTCCAGCAGCTGTTACTTTTACAGATGGAACACAGGTTGGAGCAGTTCTTGATAGAAATGGACTAAGACCAGCTAGATATGTAATAACCAAAAGTGGAACAGTAGTTCTTTCTTCTGAAGCAGGAGTTTTAGATTTCCCAACAGAAGATATAATCCAAAATGGTAAATTAGAACCAGGAAAAATATTTTTACTTGATACTAGTAAGGGAAAAATAATAAGTGATGAAGAAGTTAAAAAATCTATATGTTCTGATAAGCCATATAAAGAAGCAATAGCTAAATATAAATTTGTTTTAGATGATTTAAATGGTTTTGAAGATGATACACAAATAATACCAGAAGCATTAAAAGAAAGACAACAAGCTTTTGGATATACTCTGGAAGATTTAAAAATAATATTGAAAGGTATGGCAAGTACAGCTAAAGAACCACTTGGTTCAATGGGTAATGATACTCCACTTGCAGTTTTATCAAATAGACCACAGGTATTATTTGCATATTTCAAACAGTTATTTGCTCAGGTTACAAATCCTCCAATAGATCCAATAAGAGAAGAACTTGTAACTTCCCTTACAAATTATATAGGATCACAGGGGAATATATTAAATAAAGAACTTTACAATAATCCTTTTATAGAGATACATTCACCTATTTTAACAGATTTAGAGACATCAAAAATAAAGGTGCTTAGTAACAACGATTTTAAAACAATAACTATACCAATTACTTTTAAATATGACACTGGGGTAGCAGGTTTTAAAGAAGCTTTAGAAAAAATATGTGAAAGAGCTTCTAACGCAGTAATTAAAGGCTATAATATTTTAGTTTTAAGTGATAAATCCAGTAATTCCTTTGAGGCAGCTGTTCCAAGTCTTTTAGCAGTATCAGCAGTACACCATCACTTAATTAGGGAAAAAACTCGTACTAAGGTTTCCATTATAGCAGAAACTGGTGAAGCAAGAGAAACTATGCATGCAGCTCTTCTTCTAGGATATGGTGCAACAGCAGTAAATCCATATATTGCTTATGAATCCATAAAGCAAATGGTTAATAATGGAGAAATAAAAGATATATCTTACAAAGAAGCTGTAGATAATTATATATATGCAGTAAATCATGGATTGTTGAAGATTTTATCTAAAATGGGCATTTCCACTTTAAGAAGTTATCATGGAGCACAAATTTTTGAAGCTATTGGACTTAAAAGTGATTTTGTAGATAAATATTTTGAAGGAACGCCTTCAAGAATAGAAGGTATAGATATAGAAACAGCAGCAGAGGAAGTTTTAATTAGACATAAAAATGCTTTCAATAATATCAGAAAACCAGTTTCTGAATTAGATGTAGGTGGAAGCTATGCATGGAGAAGTAATGGAGAATTCCATCTTTTCAATCCAGAAACAATTTACAAGCTTCAAGTTTCTACAAGAAGCAATGATTATAGTTTATATAAAAATTATGCTGGGCTTATAAATAATCAAGATAAAAATCTATGTACTATCAGAAGTATGTTTAAATTTAAAATAGATAGAGAAATTCCTATAGAGGAAGTAGAACCAGTAAGTGAAATACTAAAGAGGTTCTGTGCAGGAGCTATGTCCTTTGGTTCTATAAGTAAAGAAGCACATGAAGCAATTGCTATTGCCATGAACAGAATAGGTGGTAAGAGTAATAGTGGAGAAGGTGGAGAAGATCCAATAAGATACAAAAAAAGTGCAAATGGAGATTGGAAGAGAAGTGCAATAAAACAAATTGCTTCAGCTAGATTTGGAGTAAATGCTGAATATTTAGTAAATGCAGATGAACTGCAGATTAAAATGGCTCAAGGAGCTAAACCAGGTGAAGGCGGGCAGTTGCCAGGAAGAAAAGTTGATGAAGCTATAGCAAAGGTTAGACATTCAACTCCTGGAATAGATTTAATATCACCACCACCTCATCATGATATTTATTCCATTGAGGATTTAGCACAATTAATTTATGATTTGAAATCTACAAATCCTGAGGCAAGAATAAATGTAAAATTGGTATCAGAGGTTGGCGTTGGTACAGTAGCTGCTGGAGTTTCAAAGGCACATGCAGATGCTATATTAATAAGCGGACATGATGGAGGTACAGGAGCTTCACCAGTATCATCTATTAAACATGCAGGTATACCATGGGAGCTTGGTCTTTCAGAAGCACAGCAGGTGCTTTTATTGAATGATTTAAGAAGTAGAGTAGTACTTCAAACTGACGGGCAGCTTAAAACTGGTAGAGATATAGTTATAGCAACTCTTTTAGGGGCAGAAGAATTTGTATTTGCATCAACACTTTTAGTAGTACTCGGATGTACAATGCTTAGAAATTGTCATTTGAATACCTGTGATATGGGAATTGCAACTCAAGATCCAGAACTAAGAAAGAATTTCAAGGGAAAACCAGAACACATAGTAAACTTCTTGACATTTATTGCAATGGAAGTTAGAGAATATATGGCAAAGCTTGGATTTAGAACTATGAATGAAATGGTTGGAAGAGTTGACAAAATAGCAGTGAAAGATGAAAGCAACCATTGGAAAGCAAAGGGAATAGATCTTTCAAAGATATTATATAAACCTGATATGCCAAGCAGAATAAAGCCATATTGTGTGAAAAAGCAAGAACATGGCATTGAAAATTCTATGGATCGTAAATTGATAAAGATAGCTCAGGATGCTTTAAATAATCAAAATAAAGTAGTTGCTAATTTTGAAATTAAGAACACTGATAGAGCAGTTGGAGCTATGATAAGTGGAAAGGTTGCTAAATTATATGGCAATAAAGGCCTTTTGGAAGATACAATACAATTTAATTTTAAAGGAGCTGCAGGACAGAGTTTTGGTGCCTTTGGTGCTCATGGCTTAACACTTAATCTTGAAGGAGAGGCAAATGACTATGTAGGTAAAGGTTTGTCAGGGGCAAAGATAATAATTAAGACTCCAGCTAATGCAAACTATAAACAAGATGAAAATGTTATAGCAGGTAACACTATTCTATATGGAGCAACTGAAGGTCAACTATATATAAACGGTCTAGTAGGAGAAAGATTTGCAGTTAGAAACAGTGGTGCTATTGCAGTAGTAGAAGGTGTTGGTGATCACTGCTGTGAATACATGACTGGTGGAACCGTACTTGTCCTTGGCAATTTTGGTAGAAATTTTGCTGCTGGAATGAGCGGGGGAATAGCTTATGTATTTGACGAAGATAATTCATTGAGAAATAAGATTAAAAATAATACTGTAGATATAGATGAATTAGATGAAGATGATATAGAAGAAGTTTACAGCTTAATTGCAGCACATGAAAATTACACTGGAAGCTTAAAGGCTGCTAGCTTAATTAAAGGCTGGGATAAGGCACAGAAGAAGTTCAAAAAGATCATACCAACTGCTTATAAGAAAATTTTGCTAGAGAAAAATAAAGAAATCTCTGCTTTGAGAGCATAG
- a CDS encoding replication-associated recombination protein A produces MDLFTMAMENNRSNKPLAERMRPRNLDEFYGQEKIVGKGKILRRLIEADRLTSIILYGPPGVGKTTLASIISKETKCEFVKLNAAIISVKEIKDYINKSEELLKLYGKRTIFFIDEIHALKKGSQQDVLLDAIERGIVVLIGATTENPYFEINNALLSRSKIFQLESLSNEEIVKILNNVLKDRERGYGSIKINIEEKSLSYIAQLSGGDARAAINTLEIAVLSTVKNKKGIIEIDEKLVQESMQKRIINYDKAGDNHYDMASAFIKSMRGSDADAALYWFGRMILGGEDPKFIVRRIIVHASEDVGMADSRAMLIAHAAWNALETIGMPEARIPIAEAIIYISKAPKSNSVVMAVDKAFQDAKDFQYRVPVHLRDTHYKGSKNFGNGIEYKYPHNYPGNYVEQKYFPDEMEDRKYYKDDEKF; encoded by the coding sequence TTGGATTTATTTACTATGGCTATGGAAAATAACAGATCAAATAAACCTTTAGCCGAAAGAATGAGACCTAGAAATTTAGATGAATTTTATGGGCAGGAGAAAATAGTTGGAAAAGGAAAAATTTTAAGAAGACTTATAGAGGCTGACAGATTGACTTCCATAATATTATATGGTCCTCCAGGGGTTGGTAAAACTACACTAGCATCAATAATTTCTAAAGAAACAAAATGTGAATTTGTAAAACTCAACGCTGCCATTATAAGTGTAAAAGAGATTAAAGATTATATAAATAAATCAGAAGAGTTACTAAAGCTTTATGGAAAAAGAACTATTTTCTTTATAGATGAAATTCATGCCTTGAAAAAAGGATCTCAGCAGGACGTACTTCTGGATGCTATTGAAAGGGGCATAGTGGTGTTAATTGGTGCCACTACTGAAAATCCTTATTTTGAAATAAATAATGCGCTTTTAAGCAGATCAAAAATATTTCAATTAGAAAGTCTCAGTAATGAAGAAATAGTTAAAATATTAAATAACGTTCTAAAGGATAGAGAAAGAGGCTATGGTAGTATAAAGATAAATATAGAAGAAAAATCTTTATCTTACATAGCACAATTATCTGGTGGAGATGCAAGGGCAGCTATAAACACTTTAGAGATAGCAGTTCTATCTACAGTTAAAAATAAAAAGGGCATAATAGAAATAGACGAAAAATTAGTACAGGAGTCCATGCAAAAAAGAATTATAAACTATGATAAAGCAGGGGATAACCATTATGATATGGCTTCTGCCTTTATAAAAAGTATGAGGGGATCAGATGCAGATGCAGCTCTCTACTGGTTTGGAAGAATGATATTAGGAGGAGAAGATCCTAAATTTATTGTAAGAAGAATAATAGTACACGCCTCTGAAGATGTAGGTATGGCAGATTCAAGAGCGATGCTTATAGCTCATGCTGCATGGAATGCACTTGAGACTATAGGTATGCCAGAAGCAAGAATACCTATAGCTGAGGCTATAATATATATATCAAAAGCACCTAAGAGCAATTCGGTAGTAATGGCAGTAGATAAAGCCTTTCAGGATGCTAAAGATTTTCAGTATAGAGTTCCAGTTCATTTGAGGGATACTCATTACAAGGGTTCGAAAAATTTCGGAAATGGAATTGAGTATAAATATCCTCACAACTATCCAGGGAATTATGTAGAGCAAAAATATTTTCCTGATGAAATGGAAGATAGGAAATATTACAAGGATGATGAGAAATTTTAA
- a CDS encoding glutamate synthase subunit beta → MGKTTGFKEYKRQTAKKRPVKDRINDYKQIYLPMEEGELRKQGARCMECGTPFCSWGCPLGNLMPDFNDMVYNNDFEAGFNRLYLTNNFPEFTGKVCPALCEGACTLGVNSDAVSIKELELGIIEKAFKENFIKPNPPKVRTGKSVAVVGSGPSGLAVAAELNSVGHTVTVFERHDRIGGLLRYGIPDFKLEKDIVDRRINLMEEEGIIFKTNTDIGINYDVKALSEDFDAVVLCGGSTIPRDLPIEGRDLEGIHFAVDFLTYINKKVAGDDVSKEAIDVKDKNVLVIGGGDTGSDCIGTSIREGAKNVYQFEIMPKPPEERDNTMPWPLYPKTLKVSTSHEEGAIREWCTETKKFIGENGKVTAIEGIKVQWGKDASGRFIPTEVPGSRFVREVDLVLLAMGFVHPQHEGLINALGLELDNRGNISADENHMTSVNGVFTAGDMRRGQSLVVWAINDGRQAAKAVDEYLMGESVLRG, encoded by the coding sequence ATGGGAAAAACAACTGGTTTTAAAGAATATAAAAGACAGACTGCTAAAAAACGTCCAGTTAAAGATAGAATAAATGACTATAAACAAATTTATCTTCCAATGGAAGAAGGGGAATTACGTAAGCAAGGTGCTAGATGTATGGAATGTGGTACTCCCTTCTGTTCCTGGGGGTGTCCTCTTGGAAATTTAATGCCTGATTTTAATGATATGGTTTATAATAATGATTTTGAAGCTGGCTTTAATAGATTGTACTTAACAAATAATTTTCCAGAGTTTACAGGTAAAGTTTGTCCTGCACTTTGTGAGGGAGCTTGTACTCTTGGAGTTAATTCCGATGCAGTATCAATAAAGGAATTAGAGCTTGGAATTATTGAAAAAGCCTTCAAAGAAAATTTCATAAAACCTAATCCACCAAAAGTTAGAACGGGAAAGAGTGTGGCAGTAGTAGGTTCTGGTCCATCAGGACTTGCTGTGGCTGCTGAATTAAACTCAGTAGGTCATACTGTTACTGTATTTGAAAGGCATGACAGAATAGGAGGACTTTTAAGATACGGTATACCAGATTTCAAACTTGAAAAAGACATAGTAGATAGAAGAATAAATTTGATGGAAGAAGAAGGTATTATATTTAAAACTAATACTGATATAGGTATTAATTATGATGTGAAAGCTCTTTCAGAGGATTTTGATGCAGTAGTTCTTTGTGGTGGATCTACAATTCCGAGAGATTTACCAATAGAGGGCAGAGACCTTGAAGGTATACATTTTGCTGTGGACTTTTTAACTTATATAAATAAAAAGGTAGCTGGTGACGATGTATCAAAAGAAGCTATAGATGTAAAAGATAAAAATGTTTTAGTTATAGGCGGTGGAGATACTGGTTCCGATTGTATTGGTACTTCAATAAGAGAAGGGGCAAAGAATGTATATCAATTTGAAATAATGCCTAAACCACCTGAGGAAAGGGATAATACAATGCCATGGCCACTTTATCCAAAGACTTTAAAGGTTTCTACTTCTCATGAAGAAGGCGCAATTAGAGAATGGTGTACAGAAACTAAGAAGTTTATAGGTGAAAATGGAAAAGTTACTGCCATAGAAGGGATTAAGGTTCAGTGGGGAAAAGATGCATCAGGCAGATTTATCCCTACAGAAGTACCTGGTTCTAGGTTTGTGAGAGAGGTGGATTTAGTATTATTGGCAATGGGCTTTGTTCATCCTCAACATGAAGGTCTTATAAATGCACTAGGTTTAGAATTAGACAACAGAGGAAATATTTCTGCTGATGAAAATCATATGACTAGTGTAAATGGAGTATTTACAGCTGGAGATATGAGAAGGGGTCAATCACTTGTAGTTTGGGCTATAAATGATGGAAGACAGGCAGCAAAAGCTGTGGATGAGTATTTAATGGGTGAAAGTGTACTAAGAGGATAA
- a CDS encoding RrF2 family transcriptional regulator, whose translation MKLSTKGRYGVKAMVDLAINYGNTPVSIKSISERQSISEYYLEQLFSALRKADLIKSIRGAQGGYVLNKDPREISVDQILDILEGPIEISECIEEDGICSNSSCCATRLLWAKLKESIDNVTKSITLQDMVDDYKSIKLKGVNVHE comes from the coding sequence ATGAAGCTTTCAACAAAAGGAAGATATGGTGTAAAAGCCATGGTTGACTTAGCCATAAACTATGGAAATACACCTGTGTCAATTAAAAGTATTTCTGAAAGACAAAGTATTTCTGAATACTATTTGGAACAATTATTTTCAGCTCTTAGAAAAGCAGATTTAATAAAAAGTATTAGAGGAGCTCAAGGTGGTTATGTTCTAAATAAAGATCCTAGGGAAATAAGTGTTGATCAGATTTTAGATATACTTGAAGGGCCCATAGAGATTTCAGAATGCATTGAAGAAGATGGAATTTGTAGTAATAGCAGCTGCTGTGCTACTAGACTTCTTTGGGCTAAGCTTAAAGAAAGCATAGACAATGTAACTAAATCTATAACATTACAGGATATGGTTGATGATTACAAAAGCATAAAACTTAAAGGAGTGAATGTACATGAGTAA
- a CDS encoding cold-shock protein gives MKQGTVKWFNDEKGFGFISVEGEDDVFVHYSAIKEEGKKKNLDQGQEVKFDVVDGPKGLQASNVQKV, from the coding sequence ATGAAACAGGGAACAGTTAAATGGTTTAATGATGAAAAAGGTTTTGGATTTATTTCTGTTGAAGGTGAGGATGATGTATTTGTACATTATTCTGCTATAAAAGAAGAGGGAAAAAAGAAAAACTTAGATCAGGGGCAAGAAGTAAAATTTGATGTGGTGGATGGACCAAAAGGATTACAAGCATCAAATGTTCAAAAAGTATAA